In Helianthus annuus cultivar XRQ/B chromosome 3, HanXRQr2.0-SUNRISE, whole genome shotgun sequence, a single window of DNA contains:
- the LOC110929109 gene encoding pathogenesis-related homeodomain protein: MDDKSLATGETVSDLNSTCASDEKVVNNHENPEILPDGSSKGSTFDPINASQENETKVISQTPGQRKRGRPRKIQTAPDLNSNNHEISENLPSGPPSGSSFDQLNTTRENESKGLSQTPGQRKRGRPRKVVTVSDLNSSCACDEKVVSNHESSQNLPDGPSGGSSLDQLNATQENESQTPGRRKRGRPRKNESMITTSQENNEWVDASLQEPDSKENKGREINKRMNKEHNNEFSKIKTHLRYLLNRMKYEQNFIDAYAGEGWKGQSLEKLRPEKELERAKSDINRYKLKIRDLFKRVDASCEEGRIPESLYDSEGLIDSEDIFCAKCRKIEVSLDNDIILCDGSCERGFHQFCLDPPLLKEQVPPGDQGWLCPACDCKADSFRLLNDSFGTDLSIEDNWEKVFPETVASGNKLDDTLGLPSDDSEDDDYNPDGPQLEEKVDAEDSSSDDADDLAAVTNNEQLGDSSDDSEDDDFNPDRVDSDDDEDVKMKGSGSEFTSDSDDLGDVKNEVASTDVQGVDTSGDKEELPEPNMENDDSAPITAKRNVERLDYKKLHDEAYGNISSDSSDDEDFYDSDAPSGLKTTTRKENRSVTTPVRNASKTLDVEGTSDKSGNKSSNRRIGKAATQRLYEAFKENHYPDRTVRENLVKELNLTHSQVSKWFGNARWSFNHPEGRTKIVKSPKR; the protein is encoded by the exons ATGGATGATAAAAGCTTAGCCACCGGGGAAACTGTGTCTGATTTAAATTCCACATGTGCGTCCGATGAAAAAGTTGTTAATAATCATGAAAATCCAGAAATTTTACCGGATGGTTCATCAAAAGGTTCAACTTTCGATCCAATAAACGCATCTCAGGAAAATGAAACCAAGGTAATAAGTCAAACACCAGGTCAACGTAAGCGTGGGCGACCCAGAAAAATACAAACTGCGCCTGATTTGAATTCCAATAATCatgaaatttcagaaaatttACCGAGTGGTCCACCAAGTGGTTCAAGTTTTGATCAGTTAAATACAACTCGAGAAAATGAAAGCAAGGGATTAAGTCAAACACCAGGTCAACGTAAGCGTGGGCGACCCAGAAAAGTAGTAACTGTTTCGGATTTAAATTCCAGTTGCGCATGTGATGAAAAAGTTGTTAGTAATCACGAAAGTTCACAAAATTTACCGGACGGTCCGTCAGGAGGTTCAAGTCTTGATCAATTAAACGCAACTCAGGAAAACGAAAGTCAAACACCAGGTCGGCGTAAGCGTGGGCGACCCAGAAAAAACGAAAGCATGATTACTACAAGTCAAGAAAATAATGAATGGGTTGATGCTTCTCTACAAGAACCAGATAGCAAAGAAAATAAGGGGAGGGAGATTAATAAAAGGATGAATAAAGAACATAATAAtgaattttcaaaaataaaaacacatttAAGATATTTGTTAAATCGAATGAAATACGAGCAAAACTTCATTGATGCGTATGCTGGTGAAGGATGGAAAGGGCAGAG CTTAGAAAAACTAAGACCAGAGAAGGAGCTTGAACGCGCCAAATCAGATATTAACCGTTACAAATTGAAAATACGAGATTTATTTAAACGGGTCGACGCATCATGTGAGGAAGGAAGGATTCCAGAGTCATTATATGATTCCGAAGGGCTAATCGACAGTGAAGAT ATATTCTGTGCAAAATGTAGAAAGATTGAAGTCTCGCTTGACAATGATATTATTCTTTGTGATGGTTCGTGTGAACGTGGATTCCATCAGTTTTGTTTGGATCCACCTCTACTTAAAGAACAAG TTCCTCCTGGTGATCAAGGGTGGCTTTGTCCTGCTTGTGATTGTAAAGCTGATTCTTTTCGTTTACTTAATGATTCTTTCGGGACCGATCTTTCTATCGAGGATAACTGGGAG AAGGTTTTTCCTGAAACTGTAGCTTCTGGGAATAAGTTGGATGATACTTTAGGACTTCCGTCTGATGATTCAGAAGACGATGATTATAATCCCGATGGTCCACAGTTAGAAGAAAAGGTAGATGCAGAGGATTCTAGCTCCGACGACGCTGATGATTTGGCGGCTGTAACAAACAATGAACAGTTAGGAGATTCTTCTGATGATTCAGAGGATGATGATTTCAACCCTGATAGAGTAGATTCAGATGACGATGAAGATGTTAAGATGAAAGGTTCCGGTTCAGAGTTTACGTCGGATTCAGATGATCTTGGTGACGTAAAGAACGAAGTGGCGTCGACTGATGTTCAAGGGGTTGATACATCCGGAGATAAAGAAGAGTTGCCGGAACCAAATATGGAAAATGACGATTCTGCCCCCATAACTGCAAAGAGGAATGTTGAGAGATTGGACTATAAAAAACTGCATGAT GAGGCGTATGGAAATATTTCTTCGGATTCCAGTGATGATGAAGATTTTTATGATTCTGATGCGCCAAGTGGACTGAAAACGACCACTAGAAAAGAGAACCGAAGCGTAACTACACCCGTAAGAAACGCTAGTAAGACGTTAGATGTTGAGGGCACAAGTGATAAAAGTGGAAATAAATCGTCGAATAGAAGAATTGGGAAAGCTGCTACTCAG AGGCTCTATGAAGCTTTCAAGGAAAACCATTATCCTGACCGAACCGTCAGAGAGAATTTGGTCAAAGAGTTGAATCTTACTCACAGTCAG GTCAGCAAATGGTTTGGAAATGCGCGATGGAGCTTTAATCATCCAGAAGGGCGCACTAAAATAGTTAAGTCGCCTAAAAGATAG